In a single window of the Enoplosus armatus isolate fEnoArm2 chromosome 15, fEnoArm2.hap1, whole genome shotgun sequence genome:
- the haus2 gene encoding HAUS augmin-like complex subunit 2, producing MHLIRWLSTAVGTRRRRRRRRRRRRRRRRQIIRRVQLEPFLSFGSLCCKTMHQWDLSPFSVTPAASLLARCVSRGAVSQEEIDSASSRLSPAFSSHLLEAEQRIRTRRQLDELQLQLELLKLEKESADVTHSFHLTRRFQMLQMFCGHLQDLLKDQNSLRQRLMRPLGRTNLPVQAHLHRFVVDAVKMLLDFIETLEEKLSSVRCSPTARDHLAQLNTSLALLLAQVSEVESLSNQVLQWKEVHSSRLSDSSA from the exons atgcacctgATACGCTGGTTGTCAACCGCCGTTGGAAcgcgaagaagaagaagaagaagaagaagaagaagaagaagaagaagaagacaaatcATTAGGCGGGTTCAGTTGGAGCCGTTTCTGTCCTTCGGGAGTCTCTGTTGTAAAACG atgcATCAGTGGGATTTGTCTCCGTTCTCAGTGACTCCAGCTGCCAGTCTGTTGGCCAGATGTGTCTCCAGAGGAGCCGTGTCCCAG GAGGAAATAGACTCCGCCTCCTCTAGGCTGAGCCCCGCCTTCTCCTCTCACCTGCTTGAGGCTGAACAGCGAATCAGAACACGGAGACAGCTGGACGAG ctgcagctgcagttggaGCTGCTGAAGCTCGAGAAGGAGAGCGCCGACGTCACACACAGCTTCCACCTCA CTCGCAGGTTCCAGATGTTGCAGATGTTCTGCGGTCACCTGCAGGACCTCCTGAAGGATCAGAACAGTTTGAGGCAGAGACTGATGAGACCGCTGGGTCGCACCAACCTGCCCGTGCAGGCTCACCTGCACAG gtttgTGGTGGACGCTGTGAAGATGCTGCTGGACTTCATAGAGACtctggaggagaagctgagCTCAGTCCGCTGCAGTCCCACCGCCAGAGACCACCTCGCTCAGCTG AATACCTCTCTCGCCCTGTTACTGGCTCAGGTGTCAGAGGTGGAGAGTTTGTCCAATCAGGTTCTCCAGTGGAAGGAAGTccacagcagcaggctgagTGACAGCTCTGCATGA
- the lrrc57 gene encoding leucine-rich repeat-containing protein 57 — MGNSALKSHLETSQKTGVFQLTAKGLQEFPEELQRLTGNLRTVDLSGNKIEVLPAAIGNFLQLKSLTLNSNRLNCIPSEISKLKKLETLSLNGNRIQQLPPTLGQLKALRTLNLSGNQISEFPCGLGSLRHLDLLDLSRNQIQNVPTEVSALQAIEINLNQNQISVLSAEVSLCPRLKVLRLEENCLELSSIPQSILKDSQVSLFSLEGNLFEVRNLRDLEGYDKYMERFTATKKKFT; from the exons ATGGGGAACAGTGCACTGAAGTCTCACCTGGAAACCTCCCAGAAGACTGGGGTGTTCCAGCTGACAGCAAAGGGCCTGCAGGAG TTTCcggaggagctgcagaggctCACAGGGAACCTGCGGACGGTGGATCTGTCCGGGAACAAGATCGAGGTTCTTCCTGCCGCCATCGGAAACTTCCTGCAGCTCAAGAGTCTGACGCTGAACTCCAACAGACTCA aCTGCATCCCCTCTGAGATCTCAAAGCTGAAGAAGCTGGAGACTCTGAGTCTGAATGGGAACCGGATCCAGCAGCTGCCCCCGACTCTGGGCCAGCTCAAAGCTCTGCGCACCCTCAACCTGTCTGGGAACCAGATCTCAGAGTTTCCCTGCGGACTGGGAAGCCTGAGGCATCTGGACCTGCTAGACCTGTCCCGCAACCAGATCCAGAACGTCCCCACAGAGGTGTCGGCGCTGCAGGCCATCGAGATCAACCTCAACCAGAACCAG atctCCGTGCTGTCGGCGGAGGTGTCCCTGTGTCCCCGTCTGAAGGTCCTGCGTCTGGAGGAGAACTGTCTGGAGCTGTCCTCCATCCCTCAGTCCATCCTGAAGGACTCCCAGgtgtctctgttctctctggagGGAAACCTGTTCGAGGTGAGGAATCTCAGAGACCTGGAGGGATACGACAAG TACATGGAGCGTTTCACAGCCACCAAGAAGAAGTTTACCTGA